From Acomys russatus chromosome 25, mAcoRus1.1, whole genome shotgun sequence, a single genomic window includes:
- the C25H5orf58 gene encoding putative uncharacterized protein C5orf58 homolog, which produces MFKNNHYDHKQRVEAMIKNINTISLEVKKMKELSQILLCDLNLHFGQHKKTEDPKEAETTHPFEEPEIPDVALASINLSD; this is translated from the exons ATGTTTAAGAATAACCACTATGACCACAAGCAAAGAGTGGAGGCCATGATTAAGAACATTAATACAATCTCTTTGGAGGTGAAGAAGATGAAAG AACTCTCCCAGATCCTGCTCTGTGACCTCAATCTCCATTTTGGTCAGCACAAGAAAACAGAGGACCCCAAGGAGGCAGAAACAACCCACCCATTTGAGGAGCCTGAGATACcagatgtagccctggcttccatcaATTTATCTgactga